One window of the Canis aureus isolate CA01 chromosome 1, VMU_Caureus_v.1.0, whole genome shotgun sequence genome contains the following:
- the LOC144322550 gene encoding uncharacterized protein LOC144322550 — protein MATARLKYLAQGHVTFEDVAVYFSKEEWRLLDEAQRHLYCNVMLENLALIASLGCWHGVNAEEAFFEQCVFVERVPQARTSDPGRSIPKVHSCNMCVSVEKDILYLAEHKGTHAGLKPCTCGPCGKLCLFSSYLQQHQKQNHGEKDLEREESRALFMKNKILVSDSIFTCGEAEDVSLGTVGLVQHQTIPSREHPQRGKGRSAVSHTLQGQHSEHGQASHKKVKYTEQQSAHTGESLHKCSQCEKSFIYKKRLLEHQRIHTGGKPHECSKCGKFFKYKSSLNQHWKVHTGDRPHKCSECGKSFIYKSRLLEHQRIHTRERPYKCNECGKSFIYKKRLLEHQRIHIGERLYKCSECGKSFFYKRILLRHQRIHTGGKPYECNECGKFFRHRPSLIHHWKVHTRERPYKCNECGKSFIHKRRLLDHQRIHAGERPYKCNECEKSFFYKRILLEHQRIHTGEKPYKCNECGKFLRHKSSLNHHWKVHTGERPHKCNECGKAFIYKKRLLEHQRIHTGERLYKCSECEKSFVYKSRLLEHQRIHTGEKPFECSKCGKFFRHSSTLFKHQKVHTGKSRLSAVNVEIFHPQKNISFVPENPYRRKVSHVANMRKPS, from the exons ATGGCGACGGCCAGGCTAAAGTACCTGGCTCAG GGCCATGTGACCTTTGAGGATGTGGCTGTGTACTTCTCAAAGGAGGAGTGGAGGCTCCTtgatgaggctcagagacaccTGTACTGCAACGTGATGCTGGAGAACTTGGCACTTATAGCCTCTCTGG GTTGTTGGCATGGGGTAAACGCTGAGGAAGCTTTTTTTGAGCAGTGTGTTTTTGTGGAAAGAGTGCCACAGGCCAGAACTTCAGATCCAGGCCGATCTATCCCAAAGGTTCATTCCTGCAATATGTGTGTCTCAGTGGAGAAAGACATCTTGTACCTGGCTGAACACAAAGGAACTCACGCTGGCCTGAAACCATGCACTTGTGGGCCTTGTGGAAAACTGTGCTTATTCAGTTCATACCTACAGCAGCACCAGAAGCAGAACCATGGAGAGAAGGATCTTGAAAGGGAAGAGAGCAGGGCTTTGTTCATGAAGAACAAAATCCTTGTGTCAGACAGTATTTTCACCTGTGGAGAGGCTGAGGATGTTTCCTTGGGGACTGTGGGCCTTGTCCAGCACCAGACCATCCCCAGCAGAGAGCATCCACAgagaggcaaggggagaagcgCAGTGTCTCACACTCTGCAAGGGCAACACAGTGAACATGGGCAAGCCTCCCACAAAAAGGTTAAATACACAGAGCAGCAGAGTGCTCACACTGGAGAAAGCCTTCATAAGTGCAGTCAATGTGAAAAGTCTTTCATCTACAAAAAAAGACTTCTTGAGCACCAGAGAATCCACACTGGAGGAAAGCCTCATGAGTGTAGCAAATGTGGGAAATTCTTTAAGTACAAATCTAGTCTTAATCAACACTGGAAAGTTCACACTGGAGATAGGCCTCAtaagtgcagtgaatgtgggaagtCCTTCATCTATAAAAGTAGACTTCTTGAGCACCAGAGAATTCATACTAGAGAAAGACCTTATAAGTGCAATGAATGTGGAAAgtccttcatctataaaaagagaCTTCTTGAGCACCAGAGAATCCACATTGGAGAAAGGCTTTAtaagtgcagtgaatgtgggaagtCTTTCTTCTACAAAAGAATACTTCTAAGGCACCAGAGAATCCACACTGGAGGAAAGCCTTATgagtgtaatgaatgtgggaaatttTTTAGACACAGACCCAGTCTTATTCATCACTGGAAAGTTCACACTAGAGAAAGGCCTTATAAATGCAATGAATGTGGGAAGTCCTTCATCCATAAAAGGAGACTTCTTGATCACCAGAGAATCCACGCTGGAGAAAGGCCTTATAAGTGCAATGAATGTGAAAAGTCCTTCTTCTATAAAAGAATACTTCTTGAGCACCAGAGAATCCATACTGGAGAAAAGCCTTACAAGTGTAACGAATGTGGGAAGTTCTTGAGACACAAATCTAGTCTTAATCATCACTGGaaagttcacactggagaaaggcctCATAAGTGCAATgaatgtggaaaggccttcatctataaaaagagaCTTCTTGAACACCAGAGAATCCACACTGGAGAAAGACTTTATAAGTGCAGTGAATGTGAAAAGTCCTTTGTCTACAAAAGCAGACTTCTTGAGCACCAGAGAATCCACACTGGAGAAAAGCCTTTTGAGTGCAGCAAATGTGGGAAGTTCTTCAGACACAGCTCCACCCTCTTTAAACACCAGAAAGTCCACACTGGCAAAAGCCGTCTCAGTGCAGTAAATGTGGAAATCTTTCAtccacagaaaaatatttcttttgtaccAGAAAATCCATATCGGAGAAAAGTTTCTCATGTAGCAAACATGAGAAAACCTTCATAA